One part of the Triplophysa rosa linkage group LG5, Trosa_1v2, whole genome shotgun sequence genome encodes these proteins:
- the LOC130553891 gene encoding coiled-coil domain-containing protein 106-like: MDSLADKSKQKAPDILKRKNISEEPSESGSSDSSESSDSDSSSSDSSRERKKRKKGKARKMKKKGKKHKKSKQRTQFWQRVAEPWQVVKRYKSVLEIFKRGNSMADSFLKYGVDRNTIVQSAAIAELAIAAPDKYSEIVDMLGKREKLSSITLKCQEVIMLDENIAHKIHTMKNDGMLLPIKKD; the protein is encoded by the exons ATGGACAGCCTTGCTGACAAGAGTAAACAGAAGGCTCCAGACATTCTCAAGAGAAAGAACATTTCTGAAGAGCCCTCGGAAAGTGGATCCTCTGACTCCTCTGAGTCTTCAGACTCCGACTCATCTAGCTCAGATTCTTCAAGGGAgaggaagaaaagaaagaagggGAAGGCAaggaaaatgaagaaaaaagggaaaaaacataaaaaatccaAGCAAAGGACTCAATTCTGGCAAAGAG TTGCTGAGCCATGGCAGGTGGTAAAGAGATACAAATCAGTCTTGGAAATTTTCAAGAGAGGAAACAGCATGGCGGATTCATTCCTAAAGTATGGCGTGGACCGAAACACAATCGTTCAGAGTGCAGCTATTGCTGAGCTGGCAATTGCAGCACCAGATAAATATTCAGAAATCGTTGATATGCTTGGAAAGCGAGAGAAATTATCCAGCATTACCCTAAAATGCCAAGAGGTCATCATGTTAGATGAGAACATTGCCCACAAAATACACACTATGAAAAATGATGGGATGCTTCTTCCCATTAAAAAAGATTAA